In Paenibacillus guangzhouensis, a single window of DNA contains:
- a CDS encoding YjgB family protein encodes MKFKSVKKVWATIAVAGVVGLGAGLTNSPIFPAHQVDAAAANQDNSASEHALQTLKSFYKPALKGEFPGAVSNLTVGKSTRKEVIKAIGEPEQPRKNASGYDVYSANMGNPGYAITYNKSDKIREIRYFGTNVERQTNIGGITMSMVKQHWLAPNSTTTIKNGKAKQTKFTYIRGNYKVEFIFNSSTDLDHINLLAK; translated from the coding sequence ATGAAGTTTAAATCTGTGAAAAAAGTTTGGGCTACTATTGCAGTCGCAGGTGTTGTCGGTCTTGGCGCGGGTTTGACGAATTCTCCGATTTTTCCGGCACATCAGGTAGATGCCGCGGCCGCAAACCAAGATAACTCCGCTTCCGAACATGCGCTCCAAACGTTAAAGAGCTTTTATAAACCCGCTTTGAAAGGCGAGTTTCCGGGAGCAGTAAGCAATCTTACCGTAGGAAAAAGCACCCGGAAAGAAGTCATTAAAGCGATCGGCGAACCCGAACAACCTAGAAAAAATGCAAGCGGTTATGACGTGTACAGCGCCAATATGGGCAATCCCGGCTATGCCATCACCTATAATAAATCTGATAAAATTCGCGAAATCCGTTATTTCGGTACCAATGTCGAGCGACAGACCAATATCGGCGGCATTACGATGAGCATGGTGAAGCAGCATTGGTTGGCCCCTAATTCCACAACAACGATCAAAAACGGAAAAGCAAAGCAAACCAAGTTCACATATATTCGCGGAAATTATAAAGTGGAGTTTATTTTCAACAGCAGCACCGATTTGGACCATATTAATTTGTTAGCCAAATAA
- a CDS encoding DUF4183 domain-containing protein, which yields MAIIKPFMASRRFTSTIASGTGTGPTFAIAATAFTDDTGVAATAFPASPSYYNLYINGVLQQGNTSTATTTTLTIPGGDVLDPATPVLVEFVVN from the coding sequence ATGGCAATTATTAAACCGTTTATGGCGAGTAGAAGATTTACATCAACAATAGCATCAGGAACAGGAACGGGGCCTACATTTGCGATTGCAGCTACTGCATTTACAGATGACACAGGAGTCGCTGCAACGGCATTTCCTGCCTCGCCTTCTTACTACAACCTTTATATTAATGGTGTGCTCCAACAGGGTAATACTTCAACAGCAACGACTACGACGTTGACAATTCCAGGCGGGGATGTTCTTGATCCAGCAACACCAGTACTGGTGGAATTTGTTGTAAATTAA
- a CDS encoding dihydrofolate reductase family protein, which yields MRKLVLFMHVSLDGYASDSTGGLDWIPYNEELEKYAEEVVAEVGSPVYGRTTYQMMESYWPTVLDDPNASRHGMEHAKWLQDVKKIVISSTMDKVEWNNTMLIKDKIAEEIMALKEQPGKNLVIFGSPGAAKTLLEFGLIDEFLLTICPVVLGSGKSVFDGGVERIRLKLLSSRTLKSGIIATHYELEK from the coding sequence ATGAGAAAACTCGTATTGTTCATGCACGTGTCGCTGGATGGGTATGCGTCAGATTCGACCGGAGGACTGGATTGGATTCCGTACAACGAGGAACTAGAGAAATACGCCGAGGAGGTCGTAGCCGAAGTCGGATCTCCCGTTTACGGACGTACGACGTATCAGATGATGGAGAGCTACTGGCCCACTGTGTTGGATGATCCGAATGCGTCGAGGCACGGTATGGAGCATGCTAAATGGCTGCAGGATGTTAAGAAGATCGTCATTTCTAGCACGATGGACAAGGTGGAATGGAACAATACGATGCTGATCAAGGACAAAATCGCAGAGGAAATCATGGCGCTTAAGGAGCAGCCTGGTAAAAATCTCGTTATCTTCGGTAGCCCGGGGGCTGCGAAGACGCTGCTTGAGTTCGGCCTGATCGACGAATTCCTACTGACGATTTGTCCGGTTGTCCTAGGCAGCGGAAAATCGGTCTTCGACGGCGGCGTCGAAAGAATCAGGCTCAAGTTGCTGTCCAGCCGAACGCTCAAGTCGGGCATTATCGCGACCCACTATGAGTTGGAGAAATAG
- a CDS encoding DUF5054 domain-containing protein, whose product MAAYKRVHVIFKTHLDIGFTDLAKHVVERYMDRYIPQALDLAAQLAAEEGNVKFVWTTGSWLIHEYLRTAPVDARSRMEEAIRQGRIAWHGLPFTTHTELMDAKLFEFGLSLSRDLDRQFGKTTIAAKMTDVPGHTIGIVPILARHGIQYLHLGVNPASKKPHVPDVFVWRAADGSEIIVNYAADYGKPLEIDGLEDALYFAHTGDNHGPSSIEAVRELFVQLQQEYPGAEIIASTLDAFAEKLLALKDRLPVIREEIGDSWIHGAASDPWKVALYRELLRLRDKWVSSGALDPDSEAYALFCNRLMLIPEHTWGLDEKIYLGDYSAYAAADFAAARVSDAVQDTNTHKFALLQHMAKPGRTFRFFESSWQEQREYMDQALSALPQELVHEALAAFEQLASESGAASDLNAEKLEWNTRYELGCFHAAFAPDGSIHQLVDRNGKVWANDAHRIGAFRYETFGQENYDRFYKEYSRDLRLHYIWAEPDFGKPGMEYVEPRPEHTSYQGAPRTIRLEKQADRDIVRIELAMDSIVCEQYGAPQKVMMVYAFHKQKPLIDVELHWSGKSACRLPEASWLSFVPLVDNPNMWRMDKLGALLSPLSVVKDGNRNMHAVETGLYYEGADGSCTIRTLDAPLVCPGERRLLQFDNTFASLDGGFHFNLHNNVWGTNFRMWFEDDMKFRFQLVLQSFSM is encoded by the coding sequence GTGGCAGCCTACAAAAGAGTTCATGTCATTTTCAAAACCCATCTGGATATTGGCTTTACCGATTTAGCGAAGCACGTCGTCGAGCGGTACATGGATCGATACATTCCACAGGCATTGGACTTGGCCGCGCAATTAGCCGCGGAAGAAGGAAATGTAAAATTCGTATGGACGACCGGTTCGTGGTTAATCCACGAATACTTGCGCACGGCACCTGTGGATGCTCGCAGCCGTATGGAGGAAGCAATACGCCAAGGCCGAATCGCGTGGCACGGATTGCCTTTTACGACGCATACTGAATTGATGGACGCCAAGCTGTTTGAATTTGGCTTGTCCCTTTCTAGGGATCTTGATCGTCAGTTCGGAAAAACAACCATCGCAGCAAAAATGACGGACGTTCCAGGGCATACTATCGGCATCGTCCCCATCTTGGCCAGACACGGCATTCAGTATTTGCATTTAGGCGTTAATCCGGCTTCCAAAAAGCCTCATGTCCCTGATGTTTTTGTGTGGCGAGCCGCCGATGGCTCCGAAATCATCGTCAATTATGCCGCGGATTATGGCAAGCCGCTAGAAATCGACGGACTGGAAGATGCCCTTTATTTTGCCCATACCGGCGATAACCACGGGCCTTCCAGCATCGAAGCTGTACGCGAATTGTTCGTTCAATTGCAGCAGGAATACCCAGGTGCGGAGATTATCGCTTCTACCTTGGATGCATTTGCAGAGAAGCTGCTCGCATTGAAGGACCGCCTGCCGGTCATCCGAGAGGAAATCGGTGATTCATGGATTCATGGAGCCGCTTCCGACCCATGGAAAGTGGCGCTGTATCGGGAGCTGCTGCGTTTAAGGGACAAATGGGTCTCTTCCGGTGCTTTAGATCCGGACAGTGAAGCATACGCCTTATTTTGCAACCGGTTGATGCTCATTCCCGAGCATACGTGGGGGCTGGACGAGAAGATTTATCTGGGCGATTACAGCGCCTACGCTGCGGCTGATTTCGCCGCTGCAAGAGTAAGCGATGCAGTCCAAGACACCAATACGCATAAATTTGCTTTACTGCAGCACATGGCAAAGCCGGGACGGACGTTCCGCTTTTTCGAAAGCTCGTGGCAAGAACAACGTGAATATATGGATCAGGCTTTGTCTGCATTGCCCCAGGAGCTGGTGCACGAGGCGCTGGCTGCCTTCGAACAACTGGCTTCGGAAAGCGGCGCCGCTTCGGATCTCAACGCGGAGAAGCTTGAATGGAATACTCGTTATGAATTAGGTTGCTTCCACGCCGCCTTCGCTCCGGATGGATCGATCCATCAATTGGTCGACCGGAACGGAAAAGTGTGGGCAAACGACGCTCACCGGATAGGAGCCTTTCGTTACGAGACGTTCGGCCAAGAAAATTATGACCGGTTCTATAAAGAATATTCTAGAGATCTAAGACTGCATTACATCTGGGCAGAACCTGATTTTGGCAAACCAGGCATGGAGTATGTGGAACCGCGACCGGAGCATACAAGTTACCAGGGGGCGCCGAGAACGATACGATTAGAGAAGCAAGCGGATCGCGATATAGTCCGTATCGAGCTGGCCATGGATTCGATCGTCTGCGAGCAGTACGGCGCACCTCAAAAAGTAATGATGGTCTATGCATTCCATAAGCAGAAACCACTAATCGATGTTGAACTTCACTGGAGCGGTAAATCTGCATGCCGATTGCCGGAGGCAAGCTGGCTCTCCTTCGTACCGCTCGTAGATAACCCAAATATGTGGAGGATGGATAAGCTGGGCGCTCTCCTCTCCCCATTGTCTGTTGTGAAGGACGGCAATCGCAACATGCATGCGGTTGAGACCGGACTCTACTACGAGGGCGCTGACGGAAGCTGCACGATCCGAACGCTGGATGCTCCCCTCGTATGTCCAGGCGAGCGACGGCTGCTTCAGTTCGATAATACTTTTGCTTCCCTCGACGGTGGATTTCATTTCAACCTGCACAATAATGTGTGGGGAACCAATTTCAGAATGTGGTTCGAAGACGATATGAAGTTCCGTTTCCAATTGGTATTGCAGTCGTTCAGTATGTAG
- a CDS encoding chitosanase, protein MTKRGSKKLKFSLLVVLSFIIGISLYSSPLQTKSYAAANPDDNFSPATLQFLQSKTGLDGEQWNNIMKLINKPEQDDLNWTKYYGYAERLTDKRGFTIGIFGATTGGPNDTGPDGPELFIEYDRVKGASNPSVSGALKRIGVNGSMNGSILVIKDSDSVFIKKINALQNDPAWREAMWKTFYNVYIKYSVEQANKRGFNTALTIGSFVDAALNHGATGDSNSLQGLLSKSGSSTNEKTFMTNFYAKRTLIVDTNDYNQPPNGKNRVKQWSTLLSQGETDLKGADAAIVKVTSWEMK, encoded by the coding sequence ATGACTAAAAGAGGTTCTAAGAAATTAAAATTTTCTTTATTGGTCGTATTGAGCTTTATCATTGGTATTAGCCTATACTCCAGTCCACTCCAAACAAAAAGTTATGCGGCAGCGAACCCAGATGACAATTTTTCTCCAGCAACTCTCCAATTTTTACAATCAAAAACAGGGCTTGACGGTGAACAATGGAATAACATCATGAAACTGATTAACAAACCGGAGCAGGATGACCTGAATTGGACCAAATATTATGGATATGCTGAGAGACTAACTGATAAACGCGGCTTTACCATAGGTATATTCGGGGCAACTACGGGTGGTCCAAATGATACCGGGCCGGATGGACCTGAACTCTTCATAGAATATGACCGCGTAAAAGGAGCATCCAATCCATCAGTTAGTGGTGCTTTGAAGCGGATTGGCGTTAATGGCTCCATGAATGGCTCCATCTTGGTTATCAAAGACAGTGATAGTGTATTCATTAAGAAAATTAATGCGCTGCAAAATGATCCCGCGTGGAGAGAAGCGATGTGGAAGACCTTCTACAATGTCTATATTAAATACAGTGTTGAGCAAGCCAATAAACGGGGTTTTAATACTGCACTAACCATTGGTTCATTCGTTGATGCAGCCTTGAATCATGGAGCTACAGGCGATTCTAATAGTCTTCAAGGTCTTCTATCGAAGTCCGGAAGCAGCACGAATGAAAAGACATTTATGACTAATTTTTACGCGAAGCGTACCTTGATTGTAGATACAAATGATTACAACCAACCTCCTAATGGGAAGAATCGTGTTAAACAGTGGAGTACTTTATTGAGCCAAGGTGAAACAGATCTGAAAGGTGCAGATGCTGCCATCGTCAAGGTAACAAGTTGGGAAATGAAATAA
- a CDS encoding hybrid sensor histidine kinase/response regulator: MIQSEPNANPSGEGGRFIQVPSDWSSSLSANSPYGYGSYRLRVKVNPDNELNYGIRVPNVPTSSELYVNDRLLASDGQPAKNKQQYTARSKPYTAIFKADSGEIDIVVQVANYDNSKRGGLIGSIRFGSEHAVEKEVGFSMNMQLVVFVVLMMHALYVLILYLIGTRNKSLIYFFMLVVSAIVMTLLDDDKLLLDWLPIINYEWSIKLILLSFTGVGAFLLQFTKSILLEHAGNRVFRWFSYFCVVAVLLIVLLPLRYALSGLSVYYGINLIACLYLLIFSIHTTLKSDKNAIYLVFGLICILTNIIGGYLKGPLATGYYPIDLIVAFLAFSSFWFKRYFFLSVQTMKLAEKLQKADKLKDDFLANTSHELRNPLHGILNIAQTVLDTGINDQDDTNRENMKLLISVGKRMSYMLNDLLDMTLLQENGIRLHIESVRIQGVAAGVTDMLRFMTEGKPIRIVNDIPANFSSVMADENRLTQILFNLLHNAVKYTDQGHITIKAEVKEGKANIIVTDTGIGIDLETQQRMFAPYEQGDSGITAIGNGIGLGLSICKQLVELHGSTLEVNSIPGQGSVFSFTLQISDASRRQCETAMIASVSTVYTEAAVSDVSGIRCDMESTTDSDLPNILVIDDDAVNLNILSNLLALEDYNVVTVISGRDALAILDTREWDLIISDIMMPHMSGYELSRLVRERFSLSELPILLLTARSRPEDIEIGFLSGANDYVTKPVDAVELKSRVRALTELKQSIRERLRMEAAWLQAQIQPHFLYNTLNSIAALSEIDYDQMSTLLEEFGHYLRASFDFRNLERLVPLEHELGLVRSYLYIEKVRFGNRFNIHWEVDPRVHLQVPPLSIQTLVENAIRHGLLSRYEGGEIHIQITENEHEAEISIADNGIGMDEETVRRVLNSRLDVRRGIGLFNTNQRLRQLYGKGKGLQIRSVPNQGTIVSFVVPKMGEG; this comes from the coding sequence TTGATACAAAGTGAGCCGAACGCAAACCCATCCGGAGAGGGGGGGAGGTTCATTCAGGTTCCAAGCGATTGGAGCTCATCTTTATCCGCCAACTCGCCTTACGGCTATGGCTCTTATCGTCTGCGAGTCAAGGTCAACCCGGATAACGAATTAAATTATGGCATCCGCGTTCCGAACGTGCCTACATCTTCTGAACTATATGTGAACGATCGTCTTTTGGCGAGCGATGGCCAGCCGGCGAAGAACAAGCAGCAGTATACTGCCCGAAGCAAGCCCTACACCGCTATTTTCAAAGCCGATTCAGGAGAAATTGATATTGTCGTACAAGTCGCAAATTATGACAACAGTAAAAGAGGCGGTCTGATAGGATCGATCAGGTTCGGCAGTGAACATGCAGTGGAAAAAGAAGTTGGGTTCTCCATGAACATGCAGCTAGTCGTATTTGTCGTTCTGATGATGCATGCCTTATATGTGCTTATTTTGTACTTAATCGGAACGCGGAATAAATCTTTGATCTACTTCTTTATGCTCGTTGTTAGTGCTATTGTTATGACGCTGCTCGATGACGATAAACTTCTGCTGGATTGGCTGCCGATCATCAACTACGAGTGGTCCATTAAGCTGATCCTTCTATCCTTTACTGGAGTAGGCGCCTTTCTGCTGCAGTTTACCAAAAGTATCTTGCTGGAACATGCGGGGAACAGGGTGTTCCGATGGTTCTCCTACTTCTGTGTGGTTGCTGTGTTGCTAATTGTGCTTCTGCCACTCAGATACGCCCTGAGTGGATTGTCAGTATATTACGGTATTAATTTGATCGCGTGTTTGTATCTTCTGATATTCTCGATACATACAACCTTGAAGAGTGATAAGAATGCCATTTATTTGGTCTTTGGTCTAATCTGTATTTTGACAAATATCATTGGGGGCTATCTTAAGGGTCCGCTCGCTACAGGCTATTACCCGATCGACCTGATCGTTGCGTTCCTCGCTTTTTCGTCTTTCTGGTTCAAACGCTATTTCTTTTTATCCGTCCAAACGATGAAGCTCGCCGAGAAACTGCAGAAAGCGGACAAACTGAAAGACGATTTTCTGGCTAACACATCCCATGAGCTACGAAATCCACTGCATGGCATACTTAACATCGCCCAGACCGTTCTGGATACCGGAATTAACGATCAAGACGACACAAATAGGGAGAACATGAAGCTGCTCATTTCCGTAGGCAAGCGAATGTCATATATGCTCAATGATCTGCTTGACATGACACTGCTTCAGGAGAATGGTATTCGCCTGCACATTGAGAGTGTCCGCATTCAGGGAGTCGCAGCCGGTGTAACCGATATGCTTCGTTTCATGACGGAAGGCAAGCCGATTCGTATTGTTAACGACATTCCGGCCAACTTTTCTAGTGTCATGGCCGATGAAAACCGGCTTACTCAAATTTTGTTCAACCTGCTTCATAATGCGGTAAAATATACAGATCAAGGACATATCACAATTAAGGCCGAGGTGAAGGAGGGTAAGGCGAATATTATCGTCACCGACACTGGCATCGGAATAGATCTAGAGACACAGCAAAGAATGTTTGCACCTTACGAGCAGGGAGACTCTGGCATAACGGCGATTGGAAACGGGATCGGGCTCGGGTTAAGTATATGCAAGCAGCTGGTGGAGCTGCACGGAAGCACGTTGGAGGTAAACTCCATTCCAGGCCAAGGTTCAGTATTCAGCTTTACATTGCAGATATCCGATGCATCCAGGAGGCAATGCGAGACTGCAATGATCGCTTCGGTATCGACCGTTTATACTGAAGCGGCAGTATCTGATGTTTCTGGTATTCGCTGTGACATGGAATCTACGACCGATTCGGACCTGCCAAACATTTTGGTCATAGACGATGATGCGGTTAATTTAAATATATTGAGCAATCTCCTTGCTTTGGAAGATTATAACGTCGTCACAGTTATAAGCGGTCGTGACGCGCTTGCCATTCTGGATACCAGAGAATGGGATTTGATCATTTCCGACATTATGATGCCACATATGTCTGGGTATGAATTGTCCCGATTGGTTCGAGAGCGATTTTCCCTCTCGGAGCTTCCCATCTTGCTCCTGACCGCTCGCAGCAGACCGGAAGATATAGAGATCGGGTTCCTTTCGGGGGCCAATGATTACGTGACGAAGCCAGTTGATGCGGTAGAATTGAAATCTAGAGTACGGGCATTGACTGAATTGAAGCAATCGATACGCGAAAGGCTACGCATGGAAGCGGCATGGCTTCAGGCGCAAATTCAACCGCATTTTCTATACAACACACTCAACTCGATAGCTGCGCTCAGCGAAATCGATTATGATCAAATGAGCACGTTGCTTGAGGAATTCGGCCATTACTTGCGGGCAAGCTTTGACTTTAGAAACTTGGAACGGCTTGTTCCGCTTGAGCATGAGCTTGGTCTTGTTCGCTCATATCTATATATCGAAAAAGTACGGTTTGGGAACAGATTTAACATTCACTGGGAGGTTGACCCAAGGGTACATTTGCAAGTCCCCCCGCTCAGCATCCAGACTCTTGTCGAAAACGCAATACGACATGGCCTACTAAGTCGTTATGAAGGTGGGGAAATCCATATCCAAATTACCGAAAATGAACATGAAGCGGAAATTTCGATTGCAGATAACGGTATAGGGATGGATGAGGAAACGGTGCGGCGCGTCCTGAACAGCCGGTTGGACGTAAGGAGAGGAATCGGCTTGTTCAATACGAACCAGAGATTGAGACAACTATATGGCAAAGGCAAAGGTTTGCAAATCCGAAGTGTTCCGAATCAAGGCACCATTGTCAGTTTTGTTGTTCCAAAAATGGGGGAAGGCTAA
- a CDS encoding sensor histidine kinase — MEGIIRILRRFVATTIFISIFLLIFNFVLLGTLVFTENYQHPSPEGMVKQVANGLEKQDDSFQLDEQATELLKQNDAWAMLLGEKGHVRWDYHLPHDVPKSYSLVDVAKFSRYYLMDYPVYTSEHKDGLMVVGYPKESHWKYQLDFLPDWISSLPLRIVLLLLCNLALALLISVVIGTRLIRKIRPLVDGVHNLAREQESVQLDAKGIFGDLAQSINSASAILQSKTAALQARDEARSNWIAGISHDIRTPLSLVLGYASEMEDHSDLPKEQRHQAGIIRRQGEKLRSLVSDLNLVSMLEYEMQPMHLKPIRLSVLARQVVTEFLNNGLDDRYVIELKLTDEAVQIQGDEKLLLRAISNLVQNSVRHNSQGCKIIIEASLSNDRSHYLFIVRDSGRGILQEQLAEITELHYSTRRKRPDQQGHGLGLPMVARIAKAHHGRLILASGSDQRGLRAVMEFPVQSQNGKVDNEEI, encoded by the coding sequence GTGGAGGGAATTATTCGCATATTACGCCGGTTTGTCGCCACGACCATTTTTATCTCGATATTTCTGCTTATTTTTAATTTCGTACTCTTGGGCACGCTGGTGTTCACAGAAAATTACCAGCATCCGTCCCCAGAAGGCATGGTTAAGCAAGTGGCCAACGGCTTGGAGAAGCAGGATGACAGCTTTCAACTGGACGAGCAGGCAACCGAGCTTCTGAAGCAGAATGATGCCTGGGCCATGCTGCTCGGTGAAAAAGGTCATGTGAGATGGGACTACCATCTACCTCATGATGTTCCTAAATCCTACAGTCTAGTCGATGTAGCCAAGTTCTCGCGGTATTACCTTATGGATTATCCGGTTTATACGTCGGAACATAAGGATGGTCTGATGGTGGTAGGGTATCCCAAGGAAAGCCACTGGAAATATCAATTGGATTTTCTTCCAGATTGGATAAGTTCGTTGCCTCTGCGGATTGTACTATTGCTACTCTGTAATTTAGCTTTGGCTCTGCTGATATCTGTTGTCATTGGCACGCGTCTCATAAGAAAGATACGCCCTCTGGTGGATGGCGTTCACAATCTAGCCAGGGAGCAAGAATCGGTTCAGTTGGATGCCAAAGGTATATTCGGTGATTTAGCCCAGAGCATTAATTCCGCGTCAGCTATACTTCAGAGCAAGACAGCTGCGCTGCAAGCTCGGGATGAAGCACGCTCCAACTGGATTGCCGGGATTTCTCATGATATTCGGACACCACTCTCGCTCGTGCTCGGTTATGCAAGTGAAATGGAGGATCATTCAGACTTGCCAAAGGAGCAGCGGCATCAGGCCGGTATTATCCGGCGGCAAGGCGAGAAACTTCGCTCACTTGTAAGTGACCTGAATTTGGTCTCCATGCTCGAGTATGAAATGCAGCCTATGCATTTGAAGCCCATCCGACTATCGGTTTTGGCAAGACAGGTTGTCACGGAATTTTTGAATAACGGATTGGATGACCGCTATGTGATTGAATTGAAACTGACCGATGAAGCGGTTCAGATCCAGGGGGACGAGAAATTGCTTCTTCGGGCAATCAGTAATCTTGTCCAGAACAGCGTGCGTCATAACTCGCAGGGCTGCAAAATCATCATAGAAGCTTCTTTATCCAATGACCGATCCCATTATCTCTTTATCGTAAGAGATAGTGGACGAGGAATCCTACAGGAGCAATTGGCGGAGATTACCGAATTGCACTACTCAACAAGGAGAAAACGGCCTGATCAGCAAGGTCACGGCCTGGGGCTTCCGATGGTGGCAAGGATTGCGAAGGCGCATCATGGGCGCCTCATTCTTGCAAGTGGCTCGGACCAAAGAGGCCTAAGAGCGGTCATGGAATTCCCTGTGCAGTCACAGAATGGAAAAGTAGACAATGAGGAAATTTGA
- a CDS encoding VOC family protein, producing MQIKSKGISEAVLEVKNMGLAVEFWHVKLGFPIVEQWGYHNWQFNNNEEEVWATWLYVGGNTRLGLWLPREFDQDQLTEKNESISKWNGLFDD from the coding sequence ATGCAAATTAAATCTAAAGGAATATCAGAAGCAGTGCTTGAAGTGAAAAACATGGGTCTGGCTGTTGAATTCTGGCATGTGAAACTGGGTTTTCCGATTGTGGAACAATGGGGATATCATAATTGGCAATTTAATAATAATGAGGAAGAGGTCTGGGCTACTTGGCTATATGTTGGTGGAAATACAAGGTTAGGTTTATGGCTTCCAAGAGAATTTGATCAGGACCAATTAACTGAAAAAAATGAGTCTATTTCGAAATGGAATGGGCTTTTCGATGATTGA
- a CDS encoding DUF4183 domain-containing protein, translating to MNEISGAIRITSKPWIRNNAEASSCIPSYSIFPPLGCSIIFPSTQPPPTTGFLKVETFQYITVSDGVKNTYTNLDGLTQFDSSVILNPNTVSYMNLFINGILQPFNVYKVSEGILTINSVQENGVPITLQFIRVLSN from the coding sequence ATGAATGAGATAAGTGGCGCAATTCGGATTACTTCAAAGCCGTGGATACGAAATAATGCTGAAGCATCTTCCTGTATTCCCAGTTATTCGATATTCCCTCCACTGGGTTGTTCTATCATATTTCCTAGCACACAACCTCCACCAACAACTGGGTTTCTCAAAGTGGAGACATTCCAATACATTACGGTGTCTGATGGAGTAAAGAATACTTACACAAATCTGGATGGATTAACTCAGTTTGATAGCAGTGTAATATTGAACCCGAATACTGTATCTTACATGAATTTATTTATCAACGGAATACTACAGCCCTTTAATGTATATAAAGTATCTGAAGGTATCCTGACAATAAATAGCGTTCAAGAAAATGGTGTCCCCATCACTTTACAATTTATTAGAGTCCTATCTAATTAA
- a CDS encoding carbohydrate ABC transporter permease, which produces MVRSNTLTSRLVDGIILLVLAIIALTSLYPLWYTIALSFSDQAAANAGKVTIWPSGFNLTSYRIILDDEKFFRAFGVSLKRVLIGGAVNFLLTVIMAYPLSRSAKQFPGRNIYMWFLVFCMLFSGGLIPLYITITTLGLQNTIWSLVLPGAVPIFNVILIMNFFRSLPKELDEAAVVDGAGPWYTLLRIYIPLSVPAMATVTLFSIVGHWNSFFDGLIYMSKPQNYPLQTYIQQLVVNITPDLMKEMTTEQLIELMKASNKTLNAAKLMVAMIPILLLYPFLQRYFVHGIVLGSVKE; this is translated from the coding sequence ATGGTCAGGTCGAATACATTAACGAGCCGGCTTGTCGACGGCATCATCTTGCTAGTATTGGCCATCATTGCACTGACTTCCCTCTATCCGTTGTGGTATACGATTGCGCTCTCGTTCAGCGATCAAGCCGCAGCGAACGCAGGCAAAGTGACAATATGGCCAAGCGGATTCAATTTAACCTCCTATCGGATTATTCTCGATGACGAGAAGTTTTTCCGGGCATTCGGAGTCTCGCTCAAACGGGTTCTGATTGGCGGGGCAGTTAATTTCTTACTAACCGTCATCATGGCCTATCCCTTGTCGCGAAGCGCCAAGCAATTCCCCGGCAGAAACATTTACATGTGGTTCCTCGTATTCTGCATGTTGTTCTCCGGAGGCCTCATCCCCTTATATATAACGATCACGACACTTGGGCTCCAAAATACGATCTGGTCGCTCGTTCTTCCAGGAGCCGTACCGATCTTTAACGTGATTCTGATCATGAATTTCTTCCGCAGTCTTCCGAAAGAATTGGACGAGGCCGCCGTTGTCGATGGCGCAGGGCCGTGGTATACACTCTTGCGCATATATATTCCGCTGTCGGTCCCTGCCATGGCCACCGTTACGCTGTTTAGCATCGTGGGACATTGGAATTCTTTCTTTGACGGGTTAATCTATATGAGTAAGCCCCAGAATTATCCATTGCAGACGTATATTCAACAACTGGTCGTGAATATTACACCGGACTTGATGAAAGAGATGACGACAGAGCAGTTGATTGAATTAATGAAGGCATCAAACAAGACCTTGAACGCGGCCAAACTGATGGTCGCCATGATCCCAATCTTGCTCCTATATCCGTTCTTGCAGCGGTATTTTGTCCACGGTATCGTATTGGGGTCGGTAAAAGAATAA